The following proteins come from a genomic window of Cyanobacteriota bacterium:
- a CDS encoding DUF1257 domain-containing protein, whose translation MSHFSTLRTKITDAEILRASLRDLGITVKTDADVRGYNGQRVRSDIVAVLDGEYDLGWSRNSDGSFDLIADLWGVAKKHNQTELINSINQKYAVNKALAEVKRPGLQNANVKLVVQK comes from the coding sequence ATGTCTCACTTTAGCACTCTGCGTACCAAAATCACTGATGCTGAAATCCTGCGCGCTTCTTTGCGTGACCTGGGTATCACCGTCAAGACCGATGCTGATGTTCGTGGCTACAATGGTCAGCGTGTTCGCTCCGACATCGTTGCTGTTCTCGATGGCGAGTATGATCTCGGCTGGTCTCGTAATAGTGACGGCTCCTTCGACCTAATTGCTGATCTGTGGGGCGTTGCTAAGAAGCACAACCAAACCGAGTTGATCAACTCCATTAACCAGAAGTACGCTGTGAACAAGGCTCTGGCTGAAGTCAAGCGCCCTGGCTTGCAGAACGCTAACGTTAAACTGGTTGTACAAAAGTAG